The Acinetobacter pittii genome contains a region encoding:
- the uvrA gene encoding excinuclease ABC subunit UvrA, which produces MSQSHIRIRGARTHNLKNVSLDIPRDKFVVITGLSGSGKSSLAFDTLYAEGQRRYVESLSAYARQFLSQMEKPEVDSIEGLSPAIAIEQKSTSHNPRSTVGTITEIYDYLRLLYARVGTPYCPEHDLPMVAQTVSEMVDAVKTLEEGTALMLLAPVVRERKGEYSNLFEQLQGQGFVRARVDGEIIDIDTPPELDKKKKHTIEVVVDRFKVREDLGNRIAESFETALRLGGDIAVLSWMNGEHPDRVFSAKHSCPECDRAVAELEPRLFSFNNPFGACPVCDGLGTRSHFSSEKLIPNPDLAISEGAIRGWDRQRPYYYSMLQKVADHFGLKLDTPWNQLDKDTQKKFLQGTGKEKVDLSYIDERGRKHTRVQPFEGILPHLERRYRETESNYVRDDLAQYLSNAACDACDGSRLNEISRNVRVKDKTIADITRMSIGDAESYYQGLNLEGAKGEIADKIFKEIRERLHFLVSVGLNYLSLARSAETLSGGEAQRIRLASQIGAGLMGVMYVLDEPSIGLHQRDNDRLLQTLIRLRDLGNTVLVVEHDEDAIRAADHIIDIGPGAGVHGGVIIAEGTYDELAKHADSLTGQYLSGKLKIEVPKKRTQSPRPDEVIKLSGASGHNLKNVDLTIPLGIMTCVTGVSGSGKSTLINRTLLPLAATQLNGATTLTAEKFDSIDGLQHLDKVVDIDQSPIGRTPRSNPATYTGLFTPIRELFAQTPEAKARGYSAGRFSFNVKGGRCEACEGDGMIKVAMHFLPDMYVPCDACHGKRYNRETLEVGYKGKNISDVLEMTVEDAAEFFSAIPVIHRRLETLTQVGLGYIRLGQAATTLSGGEAQRVKLARELAKRDTGKTLYILDEPTTGLHFHDIAKLLDILHELRNKGNTIVVIEHNLDVIKTADWVVDLGPEGGSGGGMIIAEGTPEQVAEVEISHTGRFLKPMLKQ; this is translated from the coding sequence ATGAGCCAAAGTCATATCCGTATTCGAGGCGCACGTACCCATAATTTAAAAAATGTGTCTCTCGATATTCCACGCGACAAATTTGTGGTAATTACGGGGTTATCAGGTTCAGGAAAATCTTCTCTAGCCTTCGATACCCTGTATGCCGAAGGACAACGCCGTTACGTCGAATCGCTTTCAGCATATGCCCGTCAGTTTTTATCGCAAATGGAAAAGCCTGAAGTCGACTCGATTGAAGGTTTATCACCAGCGATTGCTATTGAGCAAAAATCTACCAGTCATAACCCGCGTTCAACCGTTGGTACGATTACCGAAATTTATGACTATTTGCGTTTGCTTTACGCACGTGTCGGCACCCCTTACTGCCCTGAACACGACTTGCCAATGGTTGCGCAAACTGTTTCTGAAATGGTCGATGCGGTAAAAACCCTTGAGGAAGGCACAGCACTCATGTTGCTTGCCCCTGTCGTTCGTGAGCGTAAAGGTGAATACAGTAACCTGTTCGAGCAGTTACAAGGTCAAGGTTTTGTTCGTGCTCGTGTAGATGGTGAAATCATTGATATTGATACGCCACCAGAACTCGACAAAAAGAAAAAACACACCATCGAAGTTGTAGTTGACCGCTTTAAAGTGCGTGAAGACTTAGGTAACCGTATTGCAGAATCATTTGAAACCGCACTGCGTTTAGGTGGAGATATTGCTGTTTTATCATGGATGAATGGCGAACATCCAGATCGCGTTTTTTCTGCAAAGCACTCGTGTCCTGAATGTGATCGCGCAGTCGCAGAGCTTGAGCCACGTTTGTTTTCATTTAACAACCCGTTCGGTGCCTGCCCTGTTTGTGATGGTTTAGGTACACGCAGTCATTTTAGTTCTGAAAAGCTGATTCCAAATCCTGACCTTGCGATCAGTGAAGGTGCTATCCGTGGTTGGGATCGTCAGCGTCCATATTATTATTCGATGCTGCAAAAAGTTGCCGATCATTTTGGTTTGAAACTTGATACGCCTTGGAATCAGCTAGATAAAGATACTCAAAAGAAATTCTTACAAGGTACGGGTAAAGAAAAAGTCGATTTAAGCTATATCGACGAACGTGGCCGCAAACATACTCGTGTGCAACCATTTGAAGGTATTTTGCCGCACCTTGAACGTCGTTACCGTGAAACTGAAAGTAACTATGTACGAGATGATTTAGCTCAATATCTCTCTAATGCAGCGTGTGATGCATGTGATGGTTCACGTCTCAATGAAATTTCACGCAACGTTCGTGTGAAAGATAAAACGATTGCTGACATTACTCGCATGTCGATTGGTGATGCTGAAAGCTACTACCAAGGCTTAAACCTTGAAGGTGCTAAAGGCGAAATCGCAGATAAAATCTTTAAAGAGATTCGTGAACGTCTACACTTCTTAGTGAGTGTAGGTCTGAACTATTTAAGTCTAGCTCGTTCTGCCGAAACGTTATCGGGTGGTGAAGCCCAGCGTATCCGTTTAGCCTCACAGATTGGTGCAGGTTTAATGGGCGTAATGTATGTGCTCGATGAACCATCAATTGGCCTACATCAACGCGATAACGATCGTTTATTACAGACCCTGATTCGCTTACGTGATTTAGGTAATACGGTATTAGTCGTGGAACACGATGAAGATGCAATCCGTGCTGCTGACCATATTATTGATATCGGTCCAGGCGCTGGTGTACACGGCGGTGTGATTATTGCTGAAGGCACGTATGATGAATTGGCTAAACATGCAGATTCACTTACAGGACAGTATCTTTCTGGCAAACTCAAAATTGAAGTGCCAAAAAAACGTACTCAATCCCCACGTCCAGATGAGGTCATCAAACTCTCTGGGGCAAGTGGTCACAACTTAAAAAATGTCGATTTAACGATTCCGCTTGGCATTATGACCTGCGTAACCGGGGTTTCAGGTTCGGGTAAATCAACACTAATCAACCGCACTTTACTTCCATTAGCGGCAACACAGCTCAACGGCGCAACGACATTAACAGCTGAGAAGTTTGACTCAATTGATGGTCTTCAACATCTAGATAAAGTTGTCGATATTGACCAAAGTCCAATTGGCCGTACACCGCGTTCTAACCCAGCGACCTATACAGGGTTATTTACGCCAATCCGTGAATTATTTGCTCAAACGCCAGAGGCAAAAGCCCGTGGTTATAGTGCTGGTCGTTTCTCGTTTAACGTGAAAGGCGGACGCTGCGAAGCGTGTGAAGGCGACGGCATGATTAAAGTCGCAATGCACTTCTTACCAGACATGTATGTACCTTGCGATGCTTGTCATGGTAAGCGCTATAACCGTGAAACACTTGAAGTTGGCTATAAAGGCAAAAACATTTCTGATGTTTTAGAAATGACTGTTGAAGATGCTGCTGAGTTCTTTAGTGCCATTCCAGTCATCCACCGCCGTTTAGAAACCTTAACTCAGGTGGGCTTAGGCTACATCCGTTTAGGTCAAGCTGCTACCACTCTCTCTGGTGGTGAAGCGCAACGTGTAAAACTTGCACGTGAGTTAGCAAAACGAGATACGGGTAAAACTTTATATATCTTGGATGAACCAACAACAGGTCTACATTTCCATGATATTGCTAAGTTACTCGATATTTTGCATGAGCTACGCAACAAGGGTAATACCATTGTTGTGATTGAGCATAACCTTGATGTGATTAAAACAGCCGACTGGGTTGTTGACTTAGGTCCTGAAGGTGGCTCAGGTGGTGGTATGATCATTGCTGAAGGTACACCTGAACAAGTGGCTGAGGTTGAGATTTCCCATACGGGACGTTTCTTAAAACCGATGTTGAAGCAATAA
- the ydhM gene encoding TetR/AcrR family transcriptional regulator: protein MKRLNKSETTRQHILDTSFELVLHKGFVGVGLQEILKACDVPKGSFYHYFASKEAFGCALLEQYMANYKVRMEQLWQHSEQSAHARLMALWQAWIDDPVHGSWAENCLIVKLAAEVSDLSEDMRQILNDGVHKLTQRLALLLKEGQQEGSIPKHIEPLKTAQVMYQLWLGAALLTKLSQDKAHLHLALETTQQLLKPIEE, encoded by the coding sequence ATGAAACGTTTAAATAAAAGTGAAACCACGCGACAACACATTTTGGATACCAGCTTTGAGCTGGTACTACATAAAGGTTTTGTTGGTGTTGGTTTGCAAGAGATCTTAAAAGCTTGTGACGTACCTAAAGGTTCGTTCTATCACTACTTTGCCTCGAAAGAGGCATTTGGCTGTGCATTGTTAGAACAATACATGGCCAATTATAAAGTCCGTATGGAACAGCTTTGGCAACACAGTGAGCAAAGTGCCCATGCCCGTTTAATGGCTTTATGGCAGGCGTGGATTGATGATCCGGTCCATGGTAGCTGGGCTGAAAACTGCTTGATTGTGAAATTGGCAGCTGAAGTTTCGGACTTATCAGAAGATATGCGTCAAATTCTCAATGACGGTGTGCACAAATTAACGCAGCGTCTAGCTTTGCTACTCAAAGAAGGGCAACAAGAAGGATCAATTCCAAAACATATTGAACCTTTGAAAACTGCGCAAGTCATGTATCAGTTATGGTTAGGTGCTGCTTTACTCACAAAATTGTCGCAAGACAAAGCACATCTACATCTAGCCTTAGAAACCACCCAACAACTCTTAAAACCGATAGAGGAATAA
- the mecR gene encoding zinc-binding dehydrogenase, translating into MRSIIHRNFGEPVDVLEQADMPKPEPKAGEVRIKTIMSPIHNHDVWTVRGSYGYKPTLPAIGGSEAVGIVDALGEGVEHVQVGQRIAVAAVHGSWAEYFIAPAQGIIPLNNEIDDETAAQLIGMPISALMLLDFVNVQPGQWLIQNTANGAVGKTVAMIAQARGLPVINLVRRSDAIAEMQALGIQHVVATDQPNWKEQVKQIHGDQPLIAGVDSIGGTASGEMLNLLSENSLLVSFGSMTGETMQISSGDLIFKQATVKGFWASVVNKEMPAARKKELIVELLTLATQKKLILPVEGVFSFDEIKTAAQRATQGARQGKVLLKP; encoded by the coding sequence ATGCGAAGTATTATCCATCGTAATTTTGGCGAACCTGTAGACGTTTTAGAGCAGGCGGATATGCCAAAGCCTGAACCAAAAGCAGGCGAAGTGCGTATTAAAACCATCATGTCTCCGATCCATAATCATGATGTATGGACAGTACGAGGAAGTTATGGCTATAAACCAACCTTACCTGCGATTGGTGGCAGTGAGGCAGTTGGTATTGTAGATGCGTTGGGTGAAGGTGTTGAACATGTACAGGTAGGGCAACGTATTGCCGTTGCGGCTGTGCATGGCAGTTGGGCTGAATACTTTATTGCGCCAGCGCAAGGGATTATTCCACTCAATAATGAAATTGATGATGAAACAGCAGCGCAGCTGATTGGTATGCCAATTAGTGCACTCATGCTACTCGACTTTGTTAACGTTCAGCCGGGTCAATGGCTCATTCAAAATACGGCGAATGGTGCAGTTGGTAAAACAGTTGCCATGATTGCGCAGGCACGTGGTTTACCTGTGATTAATCTGGTTCGTCGTAGTGATGCAATTGCCGAGATGCAGGCATTAGGCATTCAACATGTTGTGGCAACTGATCAGCCTAACTGGAAAGAGCAAGTTAAACAGATTCACGGTGACCAACCTCTTATTGCCGGTGTGGACTCGATTGGTGGAACCGCAAGTGGCGAAATGCTGAATTTACTCAGTGAAAATAGCTTGCTCGTTTCGTTCGGTAGTATGACGGGTGAAACCATGCAGATTTCATCGGGTGATCTAATTTTCAAACAAGCGACAGTAAAAGGTTTCTGGGCGAGTGTGGTTAATAAAGAAATGCCAGCAGCTCGTAAAAAGGAATTGATCGTTGAGCTGCTAACATTAGCGACTCAGAAAAAATTAATCCTTCCTGTAGAAGGTGTATTTAGTTTTGATGAGATTAAAACTGCCGCTCAAAGAGCAACGCAAGGTGCTCGTCAAGGCAAAGTATTATTAAAGCCGTAA
- a CDS encoding DUF1304 domain-containing protein, whose protein sequence is MIGQILIALIAILHVYILVLEMFLWDKPYGMKAFGNSAEKAKLTKVMAQNQGLYNGFLAAGLFWSLLADEPFATSIANFFLGCVLIAGIYGGLTASKKIIYIQAVPALIALVAVNFL, encoded by the coding sequence ATGATCGGACAAATTTTAATTGCGCTTATCGCAATATTACATGTCTATATTTTAGTGTTAGAGATGTTTTTATGGGACAAACCTTATGGCATGAAAGCTTTTGGAAATAGTGCCGAAAAAGCAAAACTCACTAAAGTGATGGCACAAAACCAAGGTCTTTATAATGGTTTTTTAGCGGCAGGTTTATTCTGGTCTTTATTGGCTGATGAGCCATTTGCGACATCAATTGCCAACTTCTTTTTAGGCTGTGTACTGATTGCTGGTATTTATGGTGGTCTGACTGCCAGTAAAAAGATTATTTATATTCAGGCGGTTCCGGCATTGATTGCTTTAGTCGCTGTTAATTTTCTTTAA
- the glpM gene encoding GlpM family protein: MWALFLKCMLGAGVVLIISILSKSKAFYIAGLVPLFPTFALIAHVIVYQQKGAEALQKTALFGLWSLIPYAIYLVAVYVLATRMSMWSCLGVATLCWVVAAAGLIYGWQWFQS, from the coding sequence ATGTGGGCGTTATTTTTAAAGTGTATGTTGGGGGCCGGGGTTGTCCTCATCATTTCAATTTTATCGAAAAGTAAGGCATTTTATATTGCAGGCTTGGTCCCGCTTTTTCCTACATTCGCTTTGATTGCCCACGTGATTGTTTACCAGCAAAAAGGGGCGGAAGCGTTACAAAAAACGGCTCTGTTTGGTCTATGGTCACTGATTCCTTATGCCATTTATTTAGTTGCTGTTTATGTGCTAGCAACGCGCATGTCGATGTGGTCGTGTCTAGGAGTGGCAACCTTATGTTGGGTTGTCGCCGCGGCAGGTTTGATTTACGGCTGGCAGTGGTTTCAAAGTTAA
- the tenA gene encoding thiaminase II — protein sequence MLFSQELWQRNLNLYQKILDLPFNQELANGTLDKEAFCHYVIQDAQYLVAYGRVLAVAAAKAFEADDIMQFSDAAKIAIVVERSLHDDFMKNFGVTKEEFKNTPLTLAGHHYTSFLTATAWSESYPVVLAALLPCFWIYAEVGKDIVSKSVPNNPYQAWIDTYAGEEFHTAVRNVIATVDKVAARCDADTLEKMHAAYTMGAKLEWLFWDSAYHQRQWLGLDQI from the coding sequence ATGCTTTTTTCTCAAGAACTTTGGCAACGCAATTTAAATTTATATCAAAAAATTCTCGACCTGCCTTTTAATCAGGAACTTGCTAACGGTACTTTAGATAAAGAAGCTTTTTGTCATTATGTTATTCAAGATGCTCAATATTTAGTGGCCTATGGTCGTGTGCTTGCTGTTGCAGCAGCAAAGGCGTTTGAAGCTGACGATATTATGCAATTTTCAGATGCAGCTAAAATTGCGATTGTGGTGGAGCGTAGTTTGCATGATGACTTCATGAAAAACTTTGGTGTCACCAAAGAAGAATTTAAAAATACACCGTTGACCTTGGCAGGCCATCATTACACTTCATTTTTGACAGCAACTGCTTGGTCTGAAAGCTACCCTGTTGTACTTGCTGCACTTTTACCTTGTTTCTGGATTTATGCTGAAGTCGGTAAAGACATTGTAAGTAAGTCTGTCCCGAACAATCCTTATCAGGCATGGATTGATACCTACGCAGGTGAAGAGTTCCATACAGCGGTTCGTAATGTGATTGCGACAGTAGACAAGGTTGCCGCACGTTGTGATGCAGATACTTTAGAGAAAATGCATGCAGCCTATACCATGGGTGCAAAACTTGAATGGTTATTTTGGGACAGTGCTTACCATCAAAGACAATGGTTAGGTTTAGATCAGATTTAA
- a CDS encoding DUF475 domain-containing protein translates to MKHFRFSIFFTVVCLALSAYWGFTHGPEAGVSTMLKALTITAILAVMEVSLSFDNAVVNASVLRNWDPFWKMIFLTVGILIAVFGMRLVFPVVIVAVTADMGVIEVAKLALNDPKTYSDRLMAHHAEISAFGGTFLLLVFLNFFFDDEKETHWFRWLESKLASLASVPAMSVFIALIALIVMAAYVDEIHRLAVVMAGIWGIVVYIGVEVLSHLLGGEPEIDENGNAVLQDGSGAASGVVKAGLGGFLYLEVLDASFSFDGVIGAFAITSDVVVIMLGLAIGAIFVRSMTVYLVEKGTLDAYVFLEHGAHYAIGALAFIMIASGTGVHVPEVVTGLIGVAFIVWAVIASIQYSKREQQLP, encoded by the coding sequence ATGAAGCATTTCCGATTTTCGATATTTTTTACGGTGGTGTGTTTAGCACTATCCGCGTATTGGGGTTTTACCCACGGACCTGAAGCGGGCGTGTCTACCATGCTTAAAGCTTTAACCATTACAGCCATTTTAGCTGTAATGGAGGTCTCTTTATCTTTTGACAATGCTGTCGTAAATGCATCGGTTCTACGTAATTGGGACCCGTTCTGGAAAATGATCTTTTTAACGGTAGGTATTTTAATCGCCGTTTTTGGTATGCGTTTAGTTTTCCCTGTTGTAATTGTTGCAGTGACTGCAGATATGGGTGTTATTGAAGTGGCTAAATTGGCACTCAATGATCCGAAAACTTACTCTGATCGTTTAATGGCACACCATGCTGAAATTTCAGCTTTTGGTGGAACATTCCTATTATTGGTGTTCTTGAACTTTTTCTTTGATGACGAAAAAGAAACTCATTGGTTTAGATGGCTTGAATCTAAACTTGCGAGTTTGGCAAGTGTACCGGCAATGTCTGTGTTTATTGCTTTAATTGCTTTAATCGTGATGGCTGCTTATGTGGACGAAATTCACCGCTTAGCTGTGGTCATGGCTGGTATTTGGGGCATTGTGGTTTATATTGGCGTTGAAGTGTTAAGTCATTTGTTAGGTGGTGAGCCTGAAATTGATGAAAATGGTAATGCTGTATTACAAGATGGATCAGGTGCTGCTTCTGGTGTGGTGAAAGCAGGTTTAGGTGGTTTCTTATATCTTGAAGTGTTAGATGCATCATTTAGTTTTGATGGCGTAATTGGTGCTTTTGCAATTACTAGCGACGTTGTTGTGATTATGCTTGGTCTTGCAATCGGTGCTATTTTTGTCCGTTCAATGACAGTTTACCTTGTAGAAAAAGGCACACTAGATGCCTATGTGTTCTTGGAACATGGGGCGCATTATGCAATTGGTGCTTTAGCATTCATTATGATTGCAAGTGGTACAGGTGTGCATGTGCCGGAAGTTGTTACAGGTTTAATTGGTGTAGCGTTTATTGTTTGGGCGGTTATTGCTTCAATTCAATATTCGAAGCGTGAGCAACAATTGCCTTAA
- the yajR gene encoding MFS transporter, which produces MMNALERRSTFALSSIFALRMLGLFMIIPVFSVVGQSYQYATPALIGLAVGVYGLSQAILQIPFSLLADRFSRKPLVVFGLLLFAIGGAIAGLSDTIYGVIIGRAIAGAGAVSAVVMALLADVTREEQRTKAMAAMGMSIGLSFVVAFSLGPWLTSLVGISGLFFVTTIMGLIAIAMLLLVPKVTRHHRNYQQGYMAQLKQVIQMGDLNRLHVSVFALHLLLTAMFIYVPSQLIEFAHIPLASHGLVYLPLLVISLFFAFPSIIIAEKYRKMRGIFLTAITGIIVGLLLLIFGYQSKYVLLAGLGIFFIAFNVMEALLPSWLSKSAPIQSKATAMGVNASSQFLGAFFGGTLGGQLLMLHNTAIGWSVLAGIAIIWLLISFGLAQPRYLSSIVLPLPQVQQVNEWTTQLLAIRGIEEVVVMPDQQVAYIKVDKQSLDDAARRDLTQLFGKEVAI; this is translated from the coding sequence ATGATGAATGCTTTGGAACGTCGCTCAACTTTTGCCTTAAGTAGTATTTTTGCGCTACGCATGTTGGGCTTGTTCATGATTATTCCTGTCTTTTCTGTAGTTGGGCAGTCATATCAATATGCGACTCCAGCACTCATTGGTTTGGCTGTAGGGGTCTACGGCTTAAGTCAGGCAATTTTACAAATTCCATTTAGCTTACTGGCAGACCGTTTTAGCCGTAAACCGCTTGTAGTATTTGGTCTATTACTGTTTGCGATTGGTGGTGCAATTGCGGGATTATCTGACACGATTTATGGCGTAATTATTGGCCGTGCTATCGCTGGTGCTGGTGCAGTTTCAGCGGTCGTGATGGCGCTTTTAGCCGATGTGACGCGTGAAGAGCAGCGTACTAAAGCCATGGCTGCGATGGGCATGAGTATTGGTCTGTCTTTTGTAGTGGCGTTTAGCCTTGGGCCTTGGCTCACAAGCCTTGTCGGCATTTCTGGCTTATTCTTTGTTACGACCATTATGGGCTTAATTGCGATTGCGATGTTATTGCTTGTACCTAAAGTCACTCGCCATCATCGTAATTATCAGCAAGGCTACATGGCACAGCTTAAGCAAGTCATTCAAATGGGTGATTTAAACCGTTTACACGTTTCGGTTTTTGCATTGCATTTATTACTGACTGCCATGTTTATTTATGTGCCTTCACAGCTCATCGAGTTTGCACATATTCCTTTAGCAAGTCATGGTTTGGTGTATTTACCCCTGTTAGTCATTAGCCTGTTCTTTGCATTCCCAAGCATTATCATTGCTGAAAAATATCGCAAAATGCGCGGGATTTTCTTAACAGCCATTACAGGCATTATTGTCGGTTTACTGCTGCTCATATTTGGTTATCAATCAAAATATGTGTTACTCGCTGGCTTAGGAATTTTCTTTATTGCATTTAATGTGATGGAGGCTTTATTGCCTTCTTGGCTGTCAAAGTCTGCTCCAATCCAGTCAAAAGCAACGGCTATGGGCGTAAATGCCAGTAGTCAGTTTTTAGGCGCTTTTTTCGGTGGCACACTAGGGGGTCAATTATTGATGTTACATAATACTGCGATTGGATGGAGTGTCTTGGCAGGGATTGCTATAATATGGTTGCTAATTAGTTTTGGTTTAGCTCAGCCGCGGTATTTGTCATCGATTGTGTTGCCATTGCCGCAAGTGCAACAGGTGAATGAGTGGACCACACAGCTATTGGCAATTCGTGGTATCGAAGAAGTTGTGGTGATGCCTGACCAGCAAGTTGCTTATATTAAAGTCGATAAACAGTCTCTAGATGATGCTGCGCGACGTGATTTAACGCAGTTGTTCGGTAAAGAGGTAGCCATTTAA
- the ssb gene encoding single-stranded DNA-binding protein, which translates to MRGVNKVILVGTLGRDPETKTFPNGGSLTQFSIATSEAWTDKNTGERKEQTEWHRIVLHNRLGEIAQQFLRKGSKVYIEGSLRTRQWTDQNGQERYTTEIRGDQMQMLDARQQGEQGFAGGNDFNQPRFNAPQQGGNGYQNNNNQGGGYGQNSGGYGNQGGFGNGGSNPQAGGFAPKAPQQPASAPADLDDDLPF; encoded by the coding sequence ATGCGTGGTGTAAATAAGGTTATTTTGGTTGGTACTTTGGGTCGTGATCCTGAAACAAAAACTTTTCCAAATGGGGGCTCGTTGACCCAATTTTCAATCGCGACAAGTGAAGCTTGGACTGATAAAAATACTGGTGAACGTAAAGAACAAACAGAATGGCACCGTATTGTTTTGCATAACCGTTTAGGGGAAATTGCTCAGCAGTTCTTACGTAAAGGTTCTAAGGTTTATATTGAAGGTTCACTACGTACACGTCAGTGGACAGACCAAAATGGCCAAGAGCGTTACACTACAGAAATCCGTGGCGATCAGATGCAAATGTTAGATGCTCGTCAACAAGGTGAACAAGGTTTCGCTGGTGGTAATGATTTTAATCAACCACGTTTTAACGCACCTCAACAAGGTGGTAATGGTTATCAAAATAATAACAACCAAGGTGGCGGCTATGGCCAAAACAGCGGTGGTTATGGTAACCAAGGTGGTTTCGGTAATGGTGGAAGCAACCCTCAAGCGGGTGGTTTTGCACCTAAAGCTCCGCAACAACCAGCTTCTGCACCAGCTGATTTAGACGACGATTTACCGTTCTAA
- a CDS encoding AzlD domain-containing protein, which produces MSQQLLIMLGIGLLALGTYGIRFAGFHLGAKFSFSEKYQVLLSNGATVLLCAIAVTTTFFEGQHFAGFARIFGVGLALFLVWKKVPLLLVICLAAAGTALIRLLGIE; this is translated from the coding sequence ATGAGTCAACAATTACTAATTATGTTAGGTATAGGCTTACTAGCACTTGGAACATATGGGATTCGTTTCGCTGGGTTTCACTTGGGTGCCAAGTTCTCTTTTTCTGAAAAATACCAAGTTTTACTCTCAAACGGTGCGACTGTTTTGCTCTGTGCGATTGCCGTGACCACAACATTTTTTGAAGGTCAACATTTTGCGGGCTTCGCGCGTATATTTGGTGTTGGCTTAGCACTGTTCTTAGTTTGGAAAAAAGTACCGCTTTTATTGGTGATTTGCTTGGCAGCTGCGGGCACGGCACTGATACGTTTGCTTGGAATTGAATAA
- a CDS encoding AzlC family ABC transporter permease — protein MENRSLYHAMSTYSLIKKLSKDTTRSIFFVCLATSVVGMSLGSLAASYGLALWIPLCLSVFVLAGTAEFIFIGFLAVGGSPIAAAIAGLLVNLRHLPFGIAVNELIRGKYSRYFGTHIMNDESVLFGMAQPDFETKKAAYWLCGIGIMLSWPLGVTAGYFIGSAIPDPKTFGLDAIFPAILIALTFNALKNKSTRKAAFAGSTLALITTPFLASGLPILISLFGLIFGRKK, from the coding sequence ATGGAAAATCGTTCGTTATATCATGCTATGTCCACATACTCTCTGATTAAAAAACTTAGTAAAGACACTACCCGCTCGATTTTCTTTGTGTGCCTAGCAACGAGTGTTGTTGGTATGTCTTTAGGTTCACTCGCTGCAAGTTATGGCTTAGCGCTCTGGATCCCGCTTTGTCTATCCGTATTTGTGCTCGCAGGAACTGCTGAATTTATTTTTATTGGTTTCTTGGCTGTAGGTGGTAGCCCAATTGCAGCTGCGATTGCAGGACTACTCGTCAATTTAAGACATCTACCTTTTGGTATTGCGGTTAATGAACTAATCCGTGGTAAATATTCTCGATATTTCGGGACTCATATCATGAACGATGAAAGCGTTTTGTTTGGTATGGCACAGCCCGATTTTGAAACAAAAAAAGCTGCTTACTGGTTATGTGGGATAGGCATTATGCTGAGTTGGCCACTGGGTGTAACGGCGGGTTATTTTATTGGAAGTGCTATTCCAGACCCTAAAACATTTGGCTTAGATGCCATTTTCCCAGCAATTTTAATTGCACTTACTTTTAATGCTTTAAAGAATAAATCCACTCGAAAAGCTGCTTTTGCCGGATCAACTTTAGCACTAATTACTACACCTTTTTTGGCCTCAGGACTTCCAATTCTGATTTCACTTTTTGGTTTGATATTTGGTAGAAAGAAATGA
- the ydcN gene encoding helix-turn-helix domain-containing protein has translation MSQPIEIIAKGLTRERQRAGLSLAEVARRAGVAKSTLSQLEAGQGNPSIETLWALCVALNIPFARLMEEPSNQVQVIRCGDGPTVSSEIANYKAILLATCPPHARRDVYLLIVEPGEDRLSEPHPVGSVEHIIVVEGKALVGLIDEAVELGVGDYICYPADQKHIFRALETGTKALLISEQN, from the coding sequence ATGTCTCAGCCAATTGAAATTATTGCCAAAGGTTTAACGCGTGAACGTCAAAGAGCAGGGCTTTCATTGGCAGAGGTTGCTCGTCGTGCAGGTGTTGCTAAATCTACACTGTCACAATTAGAGGCAGGGCAAGGTAACCCTAGCATTGAAACTTTATGGGCACTTTGTGTTGCGCTCAATATTCCATTTGCACGCCTGATGGAAGAACCGAGCAATCAGGTACAAGTGATTCGCTGTGGTGATGGGCCAACGGTGAGTTCTGAGATTGCCAATTACAAAGCAATTTTGCTGGCGACTTGTCCACCTCATGCGCGCCGCGATGTGTATTTATTGATTGTTGAGCCGGGCGAAGACCGACTTTCAGAACCACATCCAGTTGGCTCTGTGGAACATATTATTGTGGTTGAAGGTAAAGCTTTAGTGGGCTTAATTGATGAAGCTGTTGAGCTTGGAGTTGGAGACTATATTTGTTATCCAGCTGACCAAAAACATATATTTAGAGCATTAGAAACAGGCACAAAGGCGTTATTAATTTCAGAACAAAACTAA